A region from the Arachis ipaensis cultivar K30076 chromosome B01, Araip1.1, whole genome shotgun sequence genome encodes:
- the LOC110265361 gene encoding uncharacterized protein LOC110265361, translating into MYNNCKDAFAICRYAGYPSYFITITCNPDWTEIKDCVAAYSLKPSDRPDIISRIFKIKLDVLLKDLKDGSIFGKPKGIVYTVEFQKRGLPHCHILLFVQPAEKPRSSEDIDHHISAEIPDEHTQPKLYSLVQKFMIHGPCGVLNMSSPCMVNGRCSKFYPVPFREKTSIDSAGFPKYKRSDNSRSITKRNVNLDNRFIVPYNATLLLKYGCHINVEYTCQTSTIKYLFKYVHKGNDRVTASFFGSHDSRLFGFEIQYKEPNVIRLPFHLPNEQNVLYEDHQLIENVIDAAVSKDSMFIGWFKANKNFDLAPTLTYAEMPSFFVWDKQGYMWRPRKQGNVIGRLTHIPHSHGKEYYLRMLLNYQKGCQTFADVRSVGGIVYDTFKEACYALGLLQDDREFIDSLNEASAWALPNYIRRLFAMLLMSNNIVRPDMVWEKCWQHCVDNSLLSGRHNLGKLFGLLLLSGYCFAINSDHSIQKRPVVSTSCSFQRSVHEIKSITLAEIEKLLQPNGRSLKEFPDMSFPDYAGLPEPSDTIFSNELNFDMTELASIAVDLISRLNRDQRVAFDTIANAVHCDAGGFFFVCGYGGTGKTFLWNALSASIRSKGDIVLNVVSSGIAALLLPNGQTAHSRFKVPLSVNQDSICNIRQGTPLARLISSAKLVIWDEAPMLNKFCFEALDKCLKDVLRFDRGYNPHAPFGGKIVVLGGDFR; encoded by the exons ATGTACAACAATTGTAAAGATGCATTTGCTATTTGCAGGTATGCCGGATACCCTAGCTATTTCATTACTATCACATGTAACCCAGATTGGACCGAGATTAAAGATTGCGTTGCGGCCTATTCATTAAAGCCAAGTGACAGGCCAGATATCATATCAAGGATTTTCAAGATCAAGTTAGATGTCTTGCTGAAAGACTTAAAGGATGGGTCCATATTCGGAAAGCCTAAAGGAA TTGTGTACACAGTTGAATTCCAAAAGCGTGGTCTTCCCCATTGTCATATTTTATTGTTTGTTCAACCAGCCGAGAAGCCTCGATCATCTGAGGATATTGACCATCATATATCGGCTGAGATACCCGACGAACACACACAACCTAAGCTGTACAGCTTAGTCCAAAAATTCATGATTCACGGACCATGTGGGGTTTTGAACATGAGTAGCCCGTGTATGGTTAATGGGAGGTGTTCCAAGTTTTATCCAGTGCCTTTCCGTGAGAAAACATCCATAGACAGTGCAGGTTTTCCCAAGTATAAACGGTCGGATAATAGTCGTTCAATAACCAAGAGGAATGTTAATCTCGACAATAGGTTTATTGTCCCATACAATGCAACATTGCTCCTTAAGTATGGCTGCCACATAAATGTTGAGTATACTTGCCAGACGTCTACTATTAAGTATTTGTTCAAGTATGTCCACAAAGGTAATGATCGTGTCACAGCTTCGTTTTTCGGATCACATGATTCA CGGCTATTCGGGTTTGAGATTCAGTACAAAGAGCCTAACGTCATCCGCCTTCCATTCCATCTTCCAAATGAACAGAATGTTTTGTACGAAGATCACCAGCTTATTGAGAATGTTATCGACGCTGCGGTCTCAAAGGATAGTATGTTTATTGGTTGGTTTAAGGCTAACAAGAATTTTGATCTGGCCCCTACACTGACTTACGCAGAGATGCCGTCATTTTTTGTTTGGGACAAGCAGGGGTATATGTGGAGGCCACGAAAGCAAGGGAATGTCATAGGTCGTCTCACGCATATTCCTCACTCGCATGGAAAGGAGTACTACCTTCGTATGttattgaattatcaaaaaggGTGCCAGACATTTGCTGATGTGCGTTCCGTTGGTGGGATTGTGTACGATACATTCAAAGAGGCCTGTTATGCCCTAGGGTTATTGCAGGATGATAGGGAATTTATTGATTCACTTAATGAAGCCAGTGCGTGGGCATTGCCGAATTATATCAGGAGGTTGTTTGCAATGCTTTTGATGTCGAACAACATTGTGCGTCCTGACATGGTGTGGGAGAAATGTTGGCAACATTGCGTGGACAACTCGCTTCTTTCTGGAAGACATAACTTAGGTAAACTTTTCGGATTGCTTTTACTATCTGGTTACTGTTTCGCAATAAATTCAGACCACTCCATTCAAAAACGTCCAGTCGTCTCCACCTCTTGCA GTTTCCAGCGTTCTGTTCATGAGATTAAGTCCATCACGCTTGCCGAAATTGAAAAACTCTTGCAGCCGAATGGTCGGAGCCTGAAAGAATTTCCTGACATGTCGTTTCCTGATTATGCTGGTTTACCTGAACCTTCCGACACAATCTTTTCTAATGAGCTGAATTTCGACATGACAGAATTGGCAAGTATCGCCGTGGATTTGATTTCCCGGTTGAATCGAGACCAGCGCGTTGCGTTTGACACAATAGCAAATGCAGTTCATTGTGACGCTGGTGGTTTTTTCTTTGTCTGTGGTTATGGTGGAACTGGTAAGACCTTTCTATGGAATGCACTGTCTGCTTCGATAAGGTCTAAGGGTGATATTGTCCTCAATGTTGTATCCAGTGGCATTGCAGCTTTGTTGTTGCCTAATGGGCAAACTGCTCATTCACGCTTTAAGGTTCCGCTCAGTGTTAACCAGGACTCTATTTGTAATATAAGGCAAGGCACACCCCTCGCACGTCTTATTTCATCTGCAAAATTAGTTATATGGGATGAGGCACCTATGTTAAATAAATTTTGCTTCGAAGCGTTGGACAAATGCCTTAAGGATGTTCTTCGATTTGATCGTGGATATAATCCTCATGCCCCATTTGGTGGGAAAATTGTTGTTCTAGGAGGTGATTTCCGTTAG
- the LOC110265364 gene encoding ATP-dependent DNA helicase PIF1-like codes for MSTESLNALNCSGIPQHWLVLKIGVPVMLLRNIDQSNGLCNGTRMQVRRLGDHIIECVILAGRNTGDVVFIHRMNMSLNNDTLPIRFTRRQFPVTLCFAMTINKSQGQTLSTVGVYLPRPVFTLGQLYVALSRVSMHSGLKILSVDSNGKVSDHTINVVYKEVFTGMLPNFLP; via the coding sequence ATGAGCACCGAGTCATTGAATGCGCTAAATTGTTCAGGAATTCCCCAACACTGGTTAGTTCTTAAAATCGGTGTTCCTGTGATGCTTCTTCGCAATATTGACCAATCCAATGGACTATGCAATGGTACGCGCATGCAGGTTAGACGTCTTGGTGACCATATCATTGAGTGCGTCATCTTAGCAGGTCGTAATACTGGTGATGTTGTATTTATTCACAGGATGAACATGTCACTCAATAACGATACATTACCAATCAGGTTTACTCGACGTCAATTTCCAGTTACTCTTTGCTTTGCGATGACCATAAACAAGTCCCAAGGTCAAACGCTGTCAACAGTTGGCGTCTATCTTCCGAGGCCTGTTTTTACTCTTGGTCAGCTTTATGTTGCGCTTTCTCGGGTTAGCATGCATTCTGGACTGAAGATTTTATCTGTTGATTCTAACGGCAAAGTTTCAGATCATACTATTAATGTTGTCTATAAAGAAGTTTTTACCGGGATGCTACCTAACTTTCTCCCTTGA
- the LOC107647656 gene encoding uncharacterized protein LOC107647656 isoform X1 encodes MCLCEINELDKTLHHQIRSHFLKMSRGSLCASHESIRKSDAHKVVCPMLSEGKIQELTKHMAVGANEVLPKLWKLTMKCCHICIWSLAFTILKTHHSMEDGDLTMANRVHKISSIVGGMLFVADNLYIHTAWHLATAIGVSTCNMLLEQCFRSNAKEIDFIKVTPKTTTMALLMEKASLYCTKWRQ; translated from the exons ATGTGTCTCTGTGAAATCAATGAACTAGACAAGACCTTGCACCACCAAATAAGAAGCCACTTTCTGAAGATGAGTAGAG GTTCTCTTTGTGCTTCTCATGAATCGATAAGAAAAAGTGATGCTCATAAAGTGGTATGCCCCATGCTCTCGGAAGGAAAGATCCAAG AATTGACAAAGCACATGGCTGTCGGAGCTAATGAGGTGTTGCCTAAACTATGGAAATTAACAATGAAATGTTGTCATATATGCATATGGAGCCTGGCCTTCACCATTTTGAAAACACATCATTCAATGGAAGATGGTG ATTTGACGATGGCTAATAGGGTGCATAAGATATCATCAATAGTGGGTGGAATGCTCTTCGTAGCTGACAATTTATACATTCATACTGCATGGCATCTTGCAACCGCAATTGGTGTCAGTACCTGCAACATGCTCCTTGA GCAGTGCTTTCGTAGCAACGCTAAGGAAATTGACTTCATTAAG GTCACACCAAAGACAACGACTATGGCCTTGCTG ATGGAGAAAGCAAGTTTATATTGCACAAAGTGGAGGCAATAG
- the LOC107647656 gene encoding uncharacterized protein LOC107647656 isoform X3: MCLCEINELDKTLHHQIRSHFLKMSRGSLCASHESIRKSDAHKVVCPMLSEGKIQDLTMANRVHKISSIVGGMLFVADNLYIHTAWHLATAIGVSTCNMLLEQCFRSNAKEIDFIKVTPKTTTMALLMEKASLYCTKWRQ, encoded by the exons ATGTGTCTCTGTGAAATCAATGAACTAGACAAGACCTTGCACCACCAAATAAGAAGCCACTTTCTGAAGATGAGTAGAG GTTCTCTTTGTGCTTCTCATGAATCGATAAGAAAAAGTGATGCTCATAAAGTGGTATGCCCCATGCTCTCGGAAGGAAAGATCCAAG ATTTGACGATGGCTAATAGGGTGCATAAGATATCATCAATAGTGGGTGGAATGCTCTTCGTAGCTGACAATTTATACATTCATACTGCATGGCATCTTGCAACCGCAATTGGTGTCAGTACCTGCAACATGCTCCTTGA GCAGTGCTTTCGTAGCAACGCTAAGGAAATTGACTTCATTAAG GTCACACCAAAGACAACGACTATGGCCTTGCTG ATGGAGAAAGCAAGTTTATATTGCACAAAGTGGAGGCAATAG
- the LOC107647656 gene encoding uncharacterized protein LOC107647656 isoform X2 yields the protein MPHALGRKDPRGCAFNFLELTKHMAVGANEVLPKLWKLTMKCCHICIWSLAFTILKTHHSMEDGDLTMANRVHKISSIVGGMLFVADNLYIHTAWHLATAIGVSTCNMLLEQCFRSNAKEIDFIKVTPKTTTMALLMEKASLYCTKWRQ from the exons ATGCCCCATGCTCTCGGAAGGAAAGATCCAAG AGGGTGTGCTTTTAATTTCCTAGAATTGACAAAGCACATGGCTGTCGGAGCTAATGAGGTGTTGCCTAAACTATGGAAATTAACAATGAAATGTTGTCATATATGCATATGGAGCCTGGCCTTCACCATTTTGAAAACACATCATTCAATGGAAGATGGTG ATTTGACGATGGCTAATAGGGTGCATAAGATATCATCAATAGTGGGTGGAATGCTCTTCGTAGCTGACAATTTATACATTCATACTGCATGGCATCTTGCAACCGCAATTGGTGTCAGTACCTGCAACATGCTCCTTGA GCAGTGCTTTCGTAGCAACGCTAAGGAAATTGACTTCATTAAG GTCACACCAAAGACAACGACTATGGCCTTGCTG ATGGAGAAAGCAAGTTTATATTGCACAAAGTGGAGGCAATAG
- the LOC107647656 gene encoding uncharacterized protein LOC107647656 isoform X4 yields MLSEGKIQELTKHMAVGANEVLPKLWKLTMKCCHICIWSLAFTILKTHHSMEDGDLTMANRVHKISSIVGGMLFVADNLYIHTAWHLATAIGVSTCNMLLEQCFRSNAKEIDFIKVTPKTTTMALLMEKASLYCTKWRQ; encoded by the exons ATGCTCTCGGAAGGAAAGATCCAAG AATTGACAAAGCACATGGCTGTCGGAGCTAATGAGGTGTTGCCTAAACTATGGAAATTAACAATGAAATGTTGTCATATATGCATATGGAGCCTGGCCTTCACCATTTTGAAAACACATCATTCAATGGAAGATGGTG ATTTGACGATGGCTAATAGGGTGCATAAGATATCATCAATAGTGGGTGGAATGCTCTTCGTAGCTGACAATTTATACATTCATACTGCATGGCATCTTGCAACCGCAATTGGTGTCAGTACCTGCAACATGCTCCTTGA GCAGTGCTTTCGTAGCAACGCTAAGGAAATTGACTTCATTAAG GTCACACCAAAGACAACGACTATGGCCTTGCTG ATGGAGAAAGCAAGTTTATATTGCACAAAGTGGAGGCAATAG
- the LOC107647656 gene encoding uncharacterized protein LOC107647656 isoform X5, translated as MVVAFAKRADLTMANRVHKISSIVGGMLFVADNLYIHTAWHLATAIGVSTCNMLLEQCFRSNAKEIDFIKVTPKTTTMALLMEKASLYCTKWRQ; from the exons ATGGTG GTTGCATTTGCAAAAAGGGCAGATTTGACGATGGCTAATAGGGTGCATAAGATATCATCAATAGTGGGTGGAATGCTCTTCGTAGCTGACAATTTATACATTCATACTGCATGGCATCTTGCAACCGCAATTGGTGTCAGTACCTGCAACATGCTCCTTGA GCAGTGCTTTCGTAGCAACGCTAAGGAAATTGACTTCATTAAG GTCACACCAAAGACAACGACTATGGCCTTGCTG ATGGAGAAAGCAAGTTTATATTGCACAAAGTGGAGGCAATAG